Below is a window of Halomicrobium mukohataei DSM 12286 DNA.
GGGAGATCAGAGCGGCGGCACGCACCCTGCTGGACACGCGGCCGACCGCCGTGAGCCTGCCCAACGCCTTGCGGTACGTGCTCCAGCGGATGGACGGCGAGAGCGTCGCCGCGCTGCGAGCGTCCGTCGAGCGGGCCGGGTCGTCGTTTCGCGACCAGCTCGACCGTGCCCAGGACGACCTCGGCGAGATCGGCGCGAACCGGCTGCGAGACGGCGATCGAGTGATGACACACTGCCACTCGACGGACGCCGTCGCCTGCATCGAGCACGCGGTCCAGCAGGGCAAAGCCATCAGCGCGGTCGTCAAGGAGACGCGACCGCGCAAGCAGGGCCACATCACGGCGCGGGAACTCCGAGAGCTCGGGGTCCCGGTGACCCTGATCGTCGACAGCGCCGCCCGCCGCTCTCTGGGCGACGTGGACCACGTCCTCGTGGGGGCCGACGCGATCGCCGCCGACGGCAGCGTCGTCAACAAGATCGGCACGTCCGGGCTGGCGGTCAACGCTCGCGAGCGCGGCACGCCGGTGATGGTCGCCGCCCAGACGATCAAGCTCCACCCGGACACGATGACCGGCCACACCGTCGACATCGAGATGCGCGACGAGTCGGAGGTGATCGCTCCCGAAGACCGCGCGGAGATCGGCGAGATCACGGTCGAGAATCCCGCCTTCGACGTGACGCCACCTCGCCACGTCGACGCCATCGTCACCGAGCGCGGCCAGTTCCCGCCCGAGAGCGTCGTCACGCTGATGCGCGAACTGTTCGGCGAAGGGACCCGAGAGCCGTGGGCGGAGCCGACGACGAGGGAAGCCGAACGCCGACCCGAGGACGAGTCGTAGGCGACTGGAGTCCGGCGCTGGCTCTCGGATGGACATCCAGGTCAAGGGGTCGCGCCTACCGAAGAGTCACAGAACGGCCCCGACCCTCACCGTCTCGATTCGGTCGGTGTACGGTCGGTACAGGTGAAGCACGTCTCATTCAGTATAGACGATATATTTAACCCCGTATTGTTCGATTAGACGGTTAATGACGGACTGGGAGCGTGTGAGACAGGAACTCGAAGAAGCGGGCTATTCTGGATTCGAGTTCGATAGCGGCGATACGGCTGTGTCGGGGCTGTCCGGTGAGTGGGTATCCGGTAAAATCCCACGCGAGGGAGGATTGAAACACGAGAATCAAACACTTTGGATGCGAATTCTCGACACGTTATCATGGAACGGTGGTACCGTGGATGCTGCTCCAGAAAACGCCCCCGAAAGCATACGCAATATCGCCACTGAACACGGGTTGGAAGTCGTGATATTCACCGTCTCTGCCGAGGAGGTGCGAATCGCACTTTGTGACCCCTCAAAACATGATCTGTAACGGTGTGTTCGCACATGCACGGTTCAGCTATTCCACAGCCACTGGGGTAGAAAGCAACTATCATATAGGATTTCCGACGACATACCGAATTATCGACGTGCTATCGTCTCGCGTCTCTTTTTGACGGCGTTCAAATCATGTGTAGGAGTATTTGCAGCGATGTCAGTGCGACCGCTACAGCGAGAGCGAGGATGATGATGGATATCCCGACACTATATTCGCTGAACGGCGGATTCCGTCTCGACTGAAATAGCACGACAAGTCCGGTAACGAGGATGAGTACGTCGACGCCGACTTCGAGTCCCGATGCGGTGCCCTCGACGAAAACTCCGTTGATCGCTCTCAGTGCGCCTGTCAGGGTAAAGAGAACGCCGATCAGTTTGGAGGGTGAAACGTTCACAACGAACCACTCGTGTCCGGGCGAAATAATCTCTTGTCATCTGAACAGCCACTCTCTCGAATTGCAGACATGCGACTGTCCTGCGCCCGGTGAGAGACAGACAGCGACGCCACGCGGATAGTTTGGTGGTGGCCGTCGCCGGTGGGTGATATCCGCACTTCGAACTGGCGACCTGTCACGCGGACTGACGGCCGGCGATGTGCGCGGTCGCGGGGGCCGCCAGCGCGGGATCGTTCCCCCGAGGTACTTATTCACGCCCGACGGACAGTGGCGTAATGGCGCGCGTGCTCTGTGCCGGCCACGTCAACTGGGACGTAACGCTGCAGGTCGATCGGCTTCCGGGCCCGGACGGCGAGGCCCAGATCGTCGACCAGTGCCAGTCCGGCGGCGGGAGCGCGTCGAACGTCGCGGTCCTGCTGGCGGGCCTGGACGTGGAGACGACGCTGCTGGGCAGCGTCGGTGCCGACGAACACGGCTGGCTGGCGGCGCGCGAACTCGATCGGGCGGGCGTCGAGACGGTGCTGGTCGAGGCCGACGACGCGACCGCGGTGAAGTACCTCGTCGTCGACGAGGGCGGCGAGGTGATGGTGCTGGGCAACGACGGCGCGAACGAGGCGTTCACGGCCGACGACCTCGAACCGGGGACCCTCGACACGACCGATCGGCTCCACCTGACGAGCCAGCGGCCGGCGACCGCCGTCGCGCTCGCCCGGCGGGCGACCGAAGCGGGCTGTCCAGTGAGCTTCGATCCGGGCCGACGGCTCGACGAGCGCGACTACGAGCCTGTGCTCGCCGCGGTCGATCTGGTCTTTCTGAATCAGCGCGAGGCCGACATCGCCGCCGAGGCCGGGCTGCTGTCCGGCGTCGATCGCGTCGTGGTCAAGCACGGCGCGGGCGGGGCCGAGGTTCGGACCGACGGCGAGACGATCAGTCACCCCGGATTCGCCGTCGATCCGGTCGACACGACTGGTGCCGGCGACGCGTTCGCGGCGGGGTTTCTCGCCGCTAGCCAGTCCGGTAGCGACGAGTACGCGCTGGCGGTGGGCAACGCCTGTGGCGCACTGGCAGCGAGAACCACCGGGGCGCGACTCCACGCGGAGTGGCGCGACGTCGAGGCGCTGCTCGACATCGGGCCGGGAGAGTGATACTGCCGGCTGTAACTTCGTTCAGATATTCGCCACCCTGGGGTGGCGAAATCCGTGACAGATTTACAGCCGGTATAGTAACAATTGAAACGATTTACACACCGATCGCACTGCAGTCGTGCGATCGGGTGTGCATTGATTTTCAATGGCTACTATAGTATGAGTCAGGGCCGCGGGAGCGCCTCGACGAGGCGCTCGAACTCCTGGCGGTACTGGGCCTCTGCGCGTGCCCGTGCGAGGCCGGAGTCCTCTGCGAACGATCCCTCGAACCCGCCCATCCGCCACAGCAGCGTCGAGAGCTGGTAGATCGGGCGTTTCAGGACGTACTCCTCGTCGAAGGCGAAGGGGCGTTCGCTGTTGTACCCCTCGTAGAGAGCGCTCCGGAGGCGCTCACGGACGCTCTCGTCCTGGAACGACGAGTCGACGAAGAGAAACTCCGTCTGTGCGAGGTGGTACTCCGGGAGCGCGGCGAGGACGTCCTGCCAGTCGAGCACGGCGGTGATCGGGTCGTCCAGCGTCGGATCGAACAGGAGATTCGCCGGCCGGAAGTCGTCGTGGACCAGCCGCGGGACCCCCTCCTCGGGGACGAGCGAGAGCGCCGGCTTCAGGTTGCGCTCGGCCCGCTCGCGCAGGTCCGCGAACGGCGTGTGCGCGAGGCCGTCCAGGTGAGCCGTCGTCAGTTGCTCGAAGTACGCACGCCAGCTG
It encodes the following:
- a CDS encoding carbohydrate kinase family protein, giving the protein MARVLCAGHVNWDVTLQVDRLPGPDGEAQIVDQCQSGGGSASNVAVLLAGLDVETTLLGSVGADEHGWLAARELDRAGVETVLVEADDATAVKYLVVDEGGEVMVLGNDGANEAFTADDLEPGTLDTTDRLHLTSQRPATAVALARRATEAGCPVSFDPGRRLDERDYEPVLAAVDLVFLNQREADIAAEAGLLSGVDRVVVKHGAGGAEVRTDGETISHPGFAVDPVDTTGAGDAFAAGFLAASQSGSDEYALAVGNACGALAARTTGARLHAEWRDVEALLDIGPGE
- a CDS encoding phosphotransferase family protein; its protein translation is MSTPVTDIEAVLEESGPDYTDFSFERPGSGHQSDVYMVTLEHAGQEYEVVVKFEPDDMESFAVEPTLHDYVSERTTLPVPDILVFEQEPEVAVPPYFVTARLEGDNLAESYADLSTADHERVLKQVGRMLGDLHSEIAFEAFGWLDLWNDRIIVRDLTASWRAYFEQLTTAHLDGLAHTPFADLRERAERNLKPALSLVPEEGVPRLVHDDFRPANLLFDPTLDDPITAVLDWQDVLAALPEYHLAQTEFLFVDSSFQDESVRERLRSALYEGYNSERPFAFDEEYVLKRPIYQLSTLLWRMGGFEGSFAEDSGLARARAEAQYRQEFERLVEALPRP
- a CDS encoding ribose 1,5-bisphosphate isomerase → MDEPPLHPRVETVAEDIETMETRGAATIADAAASALVTQAAESRAETPAAFRGEIRAAARTLLDTRPTAVSLPNALRYVLQRMDGESVAALRASVERAGSSFRDQLDRAQDDLGEIGANRLRDGDRVMTHCHSTDAVACIEHAVQQGKAISAVVKETRPRKQGHITARELRELGVPVTLIVDSAARRSLGDVDHVLVGADAIAADGSVVNKIGTSGLAVNARERGTPVMVAAQTIKLHPDTMTGHTVDIEMRDESEVIAPEDRAEIGEITVENPAFDVTPPRHVDAIVTERGQFPPESVVTLMRELFGEGTREPWAEPTTREAERRPEDES